Proteins encoded within one genomic window of Bacillus sp. F19:
- the cbpA gene encoding cyclic di-AMP binding protein CbpA, which translates to MKIRYNFVKKEDVRYCKAESTVKEAYELLKESGYRSIPVLRENGTAFAGLIYKVDLLDHYVEKQGKDEDSIEALIQDQDAFIYEEDSFFKTFLTIRRLPFLAVLNDKEEFSGIITHGNVMDVLEDSFGMKTGGYILTVGTKEHKGAIMDLVSSIKDVNIEGLLTLDNGDTYLRRIIINLSHDVSEKKLNKIIKKLEEKDFRVTSVDDVNLGEKVLTK; encoded by the coding sequence ATGAAGATTCGCTACAATTTCGTGAAAAAAGAGGATGTCAGGTACTGCAAGGCGGAAAGCACAGTAAAGGAAGCTTATGAATTGCTGAAGGAGTCAGGGTACCGGAGTATTCCCGTGCTTAGAGAGAATGGCACAGCGTTTGCCGGCTTAATCTATAAAGTGGATCTCCTTGATCATTATGTAGAAAAGCAGGGCAAGGATGAGGATTCGATCGAGGCTCTGATTCAGGATCAGGATGCGTTTATCTATGAAGAGGATTCTTTCTTTAAGACATTCCTTACCATCAGACGTCTTCCATTTTTAGCGGTGCTGAATGATAAAGAGGAATTTTCAGGCATTATTACGCACGGTAATGTCATGGATGTACTTGAGGATTCGTTTGGCATGAAGACAGGCGGCTATATTCTGACAGTCGGCACGAAAGAGCATAAAGGAGCGATTATGGATCTTGTCTCTTCGATTAAGGATGTGAACATCGAAGGACTTCTGACGCTCGATAATGGCGATACATATTTAAGAAGAATCATAATCAACCTCTCTCATGACGTTTCTGAGAAAAAGCTGAATAAAATAATTAAGAAGCTAGAAGAAAAAGATTTCCGGGTAACGTCAGTTGATGATGTGAATCTCGGAGAAAAAGTATTGACAAAGTAA
- a CDS encoding aldo/keto reductase family protein: MQYRRLGRSGLKVSEISLGSWLTFGKTVDERSAADIIHKAYEAGINFFDSANVYERGKAEIVMSRALKPFPRDSYVLTTKAFWPMGDGPNDKGLSRKHIMEQVHASLKRMDLEYVDIFYCHRYDHETPLDETLRAIDDLIRQGKILYAGVSEWTAAQIQEAMSVADRYLLDRIIVNQPQYNMFHRDIEEEIIPMCENAGVSQVVWSPLAQGILTGKYKEGLIPKGSRASGENVNSWMKKILNDMVNRKVELLDQLAKEHGITLAQLALAWTLRQHNVASTLVGSSHPEQIIENAKASDVALGYNALQRIEEILTS, translated from the coding sequence ATGCAATATAGAAGGCTAGGCAGATCAGGGTTAAAGGTAAGTGAAATCAGTCTTGGAAGCTGGCTCACATTCGGCAAAACAGTTGATGAGCGGTCAGCAGCAGATATAATTCATAAGGCGTATGAAGCGGGAATCAACTTTTTCGACAGCGCGAATGTGTATGAGCGCGGAAAAGCAGAAATAGTCATGTCAAGGGCACTTAAGCCGTTTCCAAGGGATTCATATGTCCTGACGACAAAAGCTTTCTGGCCAATGGGGGACGGGCCGAACGATAAGGGGTTATCAAGAAAGCATATTATGGAACAGGTCCATGCAAGCTTAAAGCGGATGGATCTCGAATATGTCGATATTTTTTACTGTCACAGATATGATCATGAAACACCGCTTGATGAAACATTGCGGGCAATTGATGATCTTATTCGCCAGGGGAAGATCTTATATGCAGGAGTTAGCGAATGGACGGCTGCGCAAATACAGGAAGCCATGAGTGTGGCTGACCGCTACCTGCTTGACCGGATTATCGTGAACCAGCCGCAGTACAATATGTTTCATCGTGATATTGAAGAAGAAATTATTCCAATGTGCGAAAATGCCGGCGTTTCACAAGTTGTGTGGTCACCGCTTGCACAGGGGATTTTAACTGGGAAATATAAAGAAGGTTTAATCCCTAAAGGAAGCCGTGCATCCGGAGAAAACGTGAATTCATGGATGAAGAAAATCCTGAATGATATGGTGAACCGAAAAGTGGAGCTTTTGGATCAGCTTGCAAAGGAACACGGCATCACACTTGCCCAGCTTGCTCTTGCCTGGACGCTGAGGCAGCATAATGTGGCAAGCACCCTTGTCGGTTCTTCTCACCCGGAGCAGATTATTGAAAACGCAAAGGCTTCGGACGTTGCATTAGGGTATAATGCGCTGCAGCGTATTGAAGAGATCTTAACGAGCTGA
- a CDS encoding MarR family transcriptional regulator: MKDQQQIEQSLKLFIVLSRAHRAINDQVNKHISSFGLNPTEFAVLELLYHKGEQPLQQIGGKILLASGSITYVVDKLEQKELLVRKACDKDRRVTYAQITDKGKKLIESIFPSHQERLDDIVGTLTSEEKQTVIDLIKKVGYHARDLQD; encoded by the coding sequence ATGAAAGATCAACAGCAAATCGAACAATCGTTAAAATTATTTATCGTTTTATCCCGTGCACACCGCGCGATAAATGATCAAGTGAATAAACACATCTCAAGCTTCGGGCTGAACCCAACAGAATTTGCCGTGCTTGAGCTCCTCTATCATAAGGGAGAACAGCCGCTTCAGCAAATTGGCGGGAAGATTCTATTAGCAAGCGGAAGCATCACATACGTAGTCGACAAGCTCGAACAAAAAGAACTGCTTGTCCGAAAAGCATGTGATAAGGACCGCCGCGTTACCTATGCTCAAATTACGGATAAAGGAAAGAAATTGATTGAGAGTATTTTTCCATCTCATCAAGAGCGGTTAGATGACATTGTCGGCACTCTGACATCAGAAGAAAAGCAGACCGTCATTGATCTTATAAAAAAAGTCGGCTATCATGCACGGGATCTTCAGGATTAA
- a CDS encoding bifunctional metallophosphatase/5'-nucleotidase: MGYDGKKREGFLIETVRLTILQTSDIHGHILPLIYSTNEEQCLGLAKISTIIKKERNEHDSVLLIDNGDCIQGTPLTYYYAKKAADQRNPVIAAMNTLGYDAAVIGNHEFNYGSDFLKKAADQSEFPWLSANITENGEPLLGKPYIIKTYCGVKVAVLGVTTHYIPNWEDPKHIKELSFHDAFQSAKHWTEYIRKNEKPDLLIVSYHGGFERDLKTGEPTEALTGENQAYQFCQEIKGIDVLLTGHQHRSISGELNGVTVVQPGFNGRFAGKIEITFAVNENGICVKGKTPKLVDLTMIETDQSIIELIQPFERETQKWLDQPIGKINGNMLIEDPFAARMVKTAFIEFINKVQMDASGTEISNTALFDNSSRGFPENPTMRDIVSSYIYPNTLKVLRLKGSDIRAALERSASYFMCGEDGAVIVNPKFQDPKPQHYNYDMWEGIEYILDVSKPIGNRVALLEKKGKPLERNGEYDVVMNNYRASGGGEYTMFKGKEVIKEVPVDMSELIANHLLEKKEVQASLNHNWKVICS, encoded by the coding sequence ATTGGGTATGATGGAAAGAAAAGGGAGGGGTTTCTCATAGAAACAGTTAGACTGACAATCTTGCAGACGAGTGATATTCATGGTCATATTCTTCCGCTAATATACAGCACAAATGAGGAACAATGCCTTGGTCTTGCAAAAATTTCGACGATCATCAAAAAAGAGAGGAACGAGCATGATAGCGTCCTTCTCATTGATAATGGAGATTGCATCCAGGGAACCCCGCTTACCTACTATTATGCGAAAAAAGCTGCAGATCAGAGGAACCCTGTCATAGCGGCTATGAATACGCTTGGCTATGATGCAGCGGTAATCGGCAATCATGAATTCAACTACGGCAGTGATTTTTTGAAAAAAGCTGCAGATCAATCAGAATTCCCATGGCTGTCCGCTAATATCACAGAAAACGGAGAGCCATTATTAGGCAAACCTTATATAATAAAGACATACTGCGGTGTAAAGGTAGCGGTGCTTGGGGTAACAACCCATTATATCCCGAACTGGGAAGATCCGAAGCATATTAAAGAGCTCTCATTTCACGATGCTTTTCAATCGGCCAAGCATTGGACGGAATATATTAGAAAGAATGAGAAGCCTGATCTGCTCATCGTCTCTTACCATGGCGGTTTTGAACGTGACCTTAAGACGGGAGAACCGACAGAAGCGCTTACTGGCGAGAATCAGGCCTATCAATTTTGCCAGGAGATAAAGGGAATTGATGTGCTCCTCACTGGTCATCAGCATCGCTCCATTTCTGGTGAATTAAACGGAGTAACGGTGGTTCAGCCTGGCTTTAATGGACGCTTTGCCGGAAAAATTGAGATCACCTTTGCGGTTAATGAAAACGGAATTTGCGTTAAAGGGAAAACACCAAAGCTTGTAGACCTAACTATGATTGAAACAGATCAGAGCATAATAGAATTGATTCAGCCTTTCGAAAGAGAGACACAAAAGTGGCTGGATCAGCCAATTGGAAAGATCAACGGGAACATGCTGATCGAAGACCCTTTCGCAGCACGCATGGTGAAAACAGCTTTTATAGAATTTATTAATAAGGTACAAATGGATGCTTCAGGCACGGAGATCTCTAACACGGCTCTTTTTGATAATTCATCAAGAGGCTTCCCTGAAAATCCGACCATGCGTGACATAGTTTCAAGCTACATCTATCCGAATACCTTGAAGGTGCTTCGTTTGAAAGGCAGCGACATACGAGCCGCTCTTGAACGTTCAGCCTCATACTTTATGTGCGGAGAGGACGGCGCAGTCATTGTGAATCCGAAGTTTCAGGATCCGAAGCCTCAGCACTATAACTATGACATGTGGGAAGGAATTGAGTACATACTTGATGTCTCAAAACCAATCGGCAATCGGGTCGCGCTTCTTGAGAAAAAAGGAAAGCCGCTGGAACGTAATGGAGAATATGACGTTGTAATGAATAACTACAGGGCCTCAGGCGGGGGAGAATACACAATGTTCAAAGGAAAAGAAGTCATAAAAGAAGTTCCTGTTGATATGTCTGAGCTGATTGCGAACCATTTACTGGAGAAAAAAGAAGTACAAGCTTCTCTCAATCATAATTGGAAGGTCATTTGTTCATAA
- a CDS encoding methylthioribulose 1-phosphate dehydratase produces the protein MSLLNQRWSELAAVKRELAERDWFPGTSGNLAIKVKTEPLSFLVTSSGKDKRIETSEDFLLVDQHGEALEETKLKPSAETLLHVEIYNRTNAGCSLHVHTVDNNVISELYGDDGGVTFKGQEIIKAFGLWEEDAEWHIPIIENAAHIPALAADFGKYVNGNSGAVLIRNHGITVWGKDAFEAKKVLEACEFLFSYHLKVLSLKQAKSLTIRA, from the coding sequence ATGAGTCTTTTAAATCAGCGCTGGAGCGAGCTTGCCGCGGTTAAACGCGAGCTTGCTGAGAGGGATTGGTTTCCAGGTACAAGCGGAAACCTGGCGATCAAGGTAAAAACAGAGCCGCTCTCGTTTTTAGTGACTTCAAGCGGTAAGGATAAACGGATTGAGACGAGTGAAGATTTCCTATTGGTCGATCAGCATGGAGAAGCCCTTGAAGAAACAAAACTGAAGCCTTCTGCTGAAACCCTGCTTCATGTAGAAATCTATAATCGTACGAACGCAGGCTGCAGCCTCCACGTCCATACTGTTGACAACAATGTCATCTCTGAGCTCTACGGCGATGACGGCGGCGTTACGTTTAAAGGACAGGAAATCATTAAAGCATTTGGACTTTGGGAAGAAGATGCAGAGTGGCATATTCCGATTATTGAAAATGCGGCTCATATACCTGCTCTCGCAGCTGACTTTGGCAAGTATGTGAACGGAAACTCCGGTGCTGTTTTGATCCGCAATCATGGCATTACCGTTTGGGGAAAAGATGCTTTCGAAGCCAAAAAAGTCCTGGAAGCATGTGAATTTCTATTTTCCTATCATTTAAAAGTCCTATCTTTAAAACAAGCTAAATCGCTCACAATAAGAGCTTAA
- a CDS encoding two-component sensor histidine kinase, producing the protein MLKDPNRFKKASIYFLVVLIPSLLINTCIYFYQKDKVMDLHRSEAAFMINIHKNQIDSLIQDTKARLESMALVLEEVKDVDKIQHVLMQAHDQEPRFAGLYFVHKNGDITAGSRKLMKTVNLQNRDFFKSAIATKQSTVSDAYFGNITGGYIVSICTPIFNEKGEATNLLVASLKVDYLKNIMNVISPGLNIKVVNESNHVLFASGSENEPSKLEPVRVYLDQIAWKLEGVPDSEISLKHAKDMIIYMLITFGILNIIFILIQNFLLRRRALIEQSQIDAQKVELVGMLAASTAHEIRNPLTGIKGFIQLLQEKYQDSEDQFYFSVIDKEIRRINEIVSEFLVLGKPTAHHHADHDINAIVLELSPLLGSEANLYNTEMDIRLYKEPLLINCTKDHIKQVLLNLAKNSLEAIDKNEGRLTIEVQKQGDFAVIRVIDTGKGIPEDVISKIFHPFFTMKDTGTGLGLVVCKRIISLYKGTIAIDSALDKGTEVTITLPLSEKE; encoded by the coding sequence TTGCTGAAAGATCCTAATCGATTTAAAAAAGCATCGATCTATTTTCTGGTCGTGCTGATTCCATCCCTGCTAATCAATACATGCATTTATTTTTACCAAAAAGACAAAGTGATGGATCTCCATCGTTCTGAAGCAGCATTCATGATCAACATTCATAAAAATCAGATTGATAGTTTAATTCAAGATACAAAAGCAAGGCTGGAATCGATGGCGCTTGTACTCGAAGAAGTAAAGGACGTGGATAAAATTCAGCATGTGCTTATGCAGGCGCATGATCAGGAACCGCGTTTTGCAGGTCTTTATTTTGTTCATAAGAATGGTGACATTACAGCCGGTTCCAGAAAATTGATGAAAACAGTTAACCTTCAAAACCGGGATTTTTTTAAAAGTGCCATTGCAACCAAACAATCGACTGTATCAGATGCATACTTCGGAAATATTACCGGAGGATATATTGTTTCCATTTGCACGCCCATTTTTAATGAAAAAGGTGAAGCAACAAACTTATTAGTAGCATCTTTAAAAGTAGATTATCTTAAAAATATCATGAACGTCATCAGTCCCGGATTGAATATTAAAGTAGTGAATGAAAGCAATCATGTTCTTTTTGCATCTGGAAGCGAGAATGAGCCATCAAAATTGGAGCCTGTTCGGGTTTACCTTGATCAGATCGCGTGGAAGCTTGAGGGTGTGCCTGATTCAGAAATAAGTCTTAAACATGCAAAAGACATGATCATTTACATGCTGATCACATTCGGAATCTTAAACATCATTTTTATTCTCATCCAAAATTTCCTTTTAAGAAGAAGAGCTTTAATTGAACAAAGCCAAATAGATGCTCAAAAAGTAGAGCTTGTCGGAATGCTTGCAGCAAGCACTGCCCACGAAATCAGAAATCCGCTGACAGGTATAAAAGGGTTCATTCAGCTTTTGCAGGAGAAATATCAGGACTCTGAAGATCAATTTTATTTTTCTGTCATCGATAAAGAGATCCGGCGCATCAATGAAATCGTCAGCGAGTTTTTAGTGCTCGGGAAACCGACTGCCCACCACCACGCAGACCACGATATTAATGCGATTGTGCTTGAATTATCCCCGCTGCTGGGGTCTGAAGCTAATCTTTATAATACAGAAATGGATATCCGGTTATATAAAGAACCTCTCCTTATTAATTGCACAAAGGATCATATCAAACAGGTACTGCTGAATTTAGCGAAAAATTCATTAGAAGCAATCGACAAAAATGAAGGCAGATTAACCATCGAGGTGCAAAAACAGGGAGATTTCGCTGTAATCAGAGTAATCGACACGGGAAAAGGCATACCGGAAGATGTCATTTCAAAAATCTTTCACCCTTTCTTTACAATGAAAGATACCGGCACAGGTCTGGGACTTGTCGTATGCAAACGCATCATCTCCTTGTACAAAGGTACAATCGCCATTGACAGTGCTTTAGATAAAGGGACGGAAGTGACAATTACTCTTCCTTTATCAGAAAAAGAGTGA
- a CDS encoding ZIP family metal transporter, translated as MTEVLIGSTLSALATGFGALPILFLQKTITHRWRDILLAFTAGIMMAASMMSLLPEALNQGGVFQVCAGLFLGVLVLTTLEKKIPHIDLEHSRYGIEFDQKAILIIAAITLHNLPEGLSVGVSYASDQSETGNLIAFAIGLQNAPEGFLVALFLINQNIGKFKALLIATLTGAVEIITSLLGFYLTSFVENLVPYGLSFAAGAMLFIIYKELIPESHGDGNERNATYSFILGILFMIVLIETL; from the coding sequence ATGACTGAGGTTTTAATCGGAAGTACGTTATCAGCTCTAGCAACAGGATTTGGAGCTCTTCCCATCCTGTTTCTTCAAAAAACCATAACGCATAGATGGAGAGATATCCTGCTCGCCTTTACAGCCGGAATCATGATGGCGGCATCAATGATGAGTCTTCTGCCTGAGGCACTGAACCAGGGAGGAGTCTTTCAGGTTTGTGCGGGACTTTTTCTGGGCGTGCTTGTTTTAACAACACTTGAAAAGAAAATCCCCCACATCGATCTTGAACATTCAAGATACGGAATCGAATTTGACCAGAAGGCTATTCTGATTATTGCTGCCATCACATTGCATAATCTGCCTGAAGGATTATCAGTTGGGGTAAGCTACGCATCAGATCAAAGTGAAACTGGAAATTTGATCGCTTTCGCCATCGGGCTTCAAAATGCTCCAGAAGGATTTTTGGTTGCCCTGTTCCTTATAAACCAGAATATCGGCAAATTCAAAGCATTGCTAATCGCGACGTTGACAGGTGCGGTTGAAATTATCACTTCGCTGCTTGGTTTCTATTTAACTTCATTTGTAGAAAACCTTGTCCCCTATGGTCTGTCTTTTGCAGCGGGAGCCATGCTGTTCATCATCTATAAAGAACTGATTCCAGAAAGCCACGGGGACGGCAACGAGCGGAATGCGACCTATTCATTTATTCTCGGCATTCTCTTTATGATCGTGCTGATTGAAACCTTATAA
- the mtnW gene encoding 2,3-diketo-5-methylthiopentyl-1-phosphate enolase, with protein sequence MSGVTATYLIHDGKNLEKKAEGIALGLTVGSWTDLPELTQIQLQQHKGKVISAEEFEADDKVSAFLNKRVKKGIVKIFYPGVNFSHDLPAILATVFGKLSLDGEVKLQDLDFSEDILAEFQGPKFGISGIREKLGVYDRPLLMSIFKGVIGRDLAFLKNQLKDQVLGGVDLVKDDEILFENPLTPFEQRITAGKEVLSEVYEQTGHKAMYAVHLSGKTYDLKEKAKRAAELGADALLLNVFAYGLDVLQSLAEDKDINIPLMAHPAVSGALASSSLYGISHSLLLGKLLRYSGADFSLFPSPYGSVALEREAALSIGAACKENVLLKETFPVPSAGIHPGLVPILIQDFGLDSVINAGGGVHGHPNGAAGGGKAFRAAIDAALQGISLTEKANENADLRIALDLWGQVEVSK encoded by the coding sequence ATGAGCGGCGTTACAGCAACCTATCTCATCCATGATGGAAAAAACTTAGAAAAAAAAGCAGAAGGGATTGCCCTTGGCTTAACCGTTGGGTCATGGACGGATCTTCCGGAACTGACGCAGATACAATTGCAGCAGCACAAAGGGAAGGTCATCTCGGCAGAAGAATTTGAGGCTGATGATAAGGTCTCAGCTTTTTTAAACAAACGCGTCAAAAAAGGCATCGTTAAAATTTTTTACCCTGGAGTAAATTTCAGCCATGATTTGCCGGCGATTCTTGCGACTGTGTTTGGAAAGCTGTCTCTTGACGGCGAAGTAAAGCTTCAGGACCTGGATTTTTCAGAAGATATTCTTGCTGAGTTTCAAGGTCCTAAATTCGGCATCAGCGGCATTCGTGAAAAACTTGGTGTATATGACAGACCTTTGCTTATGAGTATTTTTAAAGGAGTCATCGGACGTGATCTCGCTTTTTTAAAGAATCAGCTTAAAGATCAGGTGCTTGGCGGGGTTGATTTGGTGAAAGACGATGAAATTCTTTTTGAAAATCCGCTGACACCTTTTGAACAGCGGATTACTGCCGGCAAAGAAGTGTTAAGCGAGGTTTATGAGCAGACCGGTCATAAAGCGATGTACGCGGTTCATTTATCAGGAAAAACGTATGATTTAAAAGAAAAAGCAAAGCGTGCGGCAGAGCTTGGAGCAGATGCCCTATTGCTTAATGTTTTTGCCTACGGCCTTGACGTGCTTCAAAGCCTTGCAGAGGACAAAGACATCAACATTCCGCTTATGGCTCATCCCGCTGTCAGCGGTGCATTGGCGTCATCCTCACTTTATGGAATCTCGCATTCTCTTTTACTCGGAAAATTGCTGAGATACAGCGGAGCCGATTTTTCTCTGTTTCCATCCCCATATGGAAGTGTTGCGCTTGAGCGGGAAGCGGCCCTTTCCATAGGTGCAGCTTGTAAAGAAAACGTGCTGCTGAAGGAAACATTCCCTGTGCCTTCAGCAGGGATTCATCCAGGACTCGTCCCTATCTTAATCCAGGATTTCGGGTTAGATAGCGTGATTAACGCAGGCGGAGGTGTGCACGGACATCCAAACGGCGCTGCTGGAGGCGGAAAAGCTTTCCGTGCAGCGATCGATGCGGCATTACAAGGCATCTCCTTGACTGAAAAAGCAAATGAAAATGCCGATTTAAGAATCGCGCTGGATCTTTGGGGGCAGGTGGAAGTGAGCAAATGA
- a CDS encoding aspartyl-phosphate phosphatase Spo0E family protein, translating to MTIEMSKSQLLASIDSKRKEMIDTARAGGYTCEGAVQCSQELDMLLNKYQQILFEEENKTNPPFLQFIESMKKWTARDGLTI from the coding sequence ATGACAATCGAAATGAGCAAGTCTCAATTATTGGCGAGTATTGATTCTAAACGCAAGGAAATGATCGATACGGCAAGAGCAGGAGGATATACGTGTGAGGGCGCTGTTCAGTGCAGTCAGGAATTGGACATGCTGCTAAATAAATATCAGCAGATTCTTTTTGAAGAAGAAAATAAAACGAATCCGCCATTTCTGCAATTTATTGAGTCTATGAAGAAATGGACGGCAAGGGATGGCTTGACTATATAA
- the mtnX gene encoding 2-hydroxy-3-keto-5-methylthiopentenyl-1-phosphate phosphatase, whose translation MSKPIIICDFDGTITNTDNIIAIMKKFAPPEWNALKDDVLSQRISVRAGVGKMFQLIPTELKYDIIQYLLFTAQLRYGFREFVQFTEEEEIPLYIVSGGIDFFVHPLLNGLVDRSRVYCNEGDFGGQAIEILWPNSCDDQCSNDCGCCKPSLIRKLAEPDQEVIVIGDSVTDLEASKLADFVFARDFLLGKCKSLDLPHQEFTTFFDVIDGLKKKQEAVS comes from the coding sequence ATGAGCAAGCCGATTATCATCTGTGATTTCGACGGAACCATCACAAATACTGACAACATTATTGCCATCATGAAGAAGTTTGCTCCGCCAGAGTGGAACGCTTTGAAGGATGATGTATTAAGTCAGCGGATTTCTGTCCGGGCAGGAGTAGGGAAAATGTTTCAGCTGATTCCAACAGAGCTGAAATATGATATTATTCAATACTTGCTTTTTACGGCTCAGCTTCGCTATGGATTCCGTGAATTTGTTCAATTTACGGAGGAGGAAGAAATCCCTCTGTATATTGTAAGTGGAGGCATTGATTTTTTTGTGCACCCATTGTTGAATGGCTTGGTTGACAGGAGCCGCGTTTACTGCAATGAAGGTGATTTCGGCGGTCAGGCAATTGAAATCTTATGGCCAAACTCATGTGATGATCAGTGCAGCAATGACTGTGGCTGCTGCAAGCCGAGTTTAATCAGGAAGCTTGCGGAACCAGATCAGGAAGTCATTGTCATTGGTGATTCTGTTACTGATTTAGAGGCTTCAAAACTTGCAGACTTTGTGTTTGCAAGAGATTTTCTTCTGGGAAAATGCAAGTCTTTGGACCTTCCGCATCAGGAATTTACTACGTTCTTTGATGTAATAGATGGACTTAAGAAAAAGCAGGAGGCGGTATCATGA
- a CDS encoding cupin domain-containing protein, with translation MATIRLQETNERIADQKEVAAFLVSQEVIYEHWDIEKLPETLRENYSLSDEQKEEILQVFKDEIADISERRGYKAQDVISLSDSTPNLDQLLKNFQQEHHHTDDEVRFIVSGHGIFIIQGKDGSFFDVELNPGDLISVPPNIRHYFTLQEDRKVVAVRIFVTSEGWVPIYEKEEQQA, from the coding sequence ATGGCAACGATACGATTACAGGAAACAAATGAAAGAATCGCGGATCAAAAGGAGGTTGCTGCCTTTCTTGTGTCTCAGGAAGTCATCTATGAGCACTGGGATATCGAGAAGCTGCCGGAAACTTTAAGAGAGAATTACAGTCTTTCTGATGAGCAAAAAGAGGAAATTCTGCAAGTATTCAAGGATGAAATCGCGGACATCTCAGAGCGTCGCGGCTACAAGGCTCAGGATGTCATCTCTCTATCTGACAGCACGCCGAATCTTGATCAACTATTAAAAAATTTTCAGCAGGAGCATCATCACACAGATGACGAAGTACGCTTCATCGTCAGCGGCCACGGCATATTCATCATTCAGGGAAAAGACGGCTCGTTTTTTGATGTCGAACTCAACCCTGGCGACTTAATCTCCGTACCGCCAAACATTCGCCACTACTTTACGCTTCAGGAGGACCGTAAAGTTGTTGCAGTCCGCATTTTCGTTACATCTGAAGGATGGGTGCCGATTTACGAAAAAGAAGAGCAGCAGGCATAA
- a CDS encoding pyridoxal phosphate-dependent aminotransferase gives MKNFNQSQLLNKLPKQFFASLVGKVNAVIEAGHDVINLGQGNPDQPTPPHIVKALQEAAENPDYHKYSPFRGQKFLKDAIAEFYKREYGVTLNADKEVAILFGGKAGLVEIPQCLLDPDDLVLVPDPGYPDYWSGAELARARMEFMPLVKDNQFLPDYGQLSEEAKKQAKLMFLNYPNNPTGAVASKEFFEETVEFAKENEICVVHDFAYGAIGFDGKKPVSFLEVEGAKETGIEIYTLSKTYNMAGWRIGFAIGNESVIEAINLFQDHMFVSVFSAVQEAAAVALLESQTCVDELVERYESRRHAFITALNEIGWQVEAPPGSFFAWLPVPAGYTSESFAEYLLLHAHVCVAPGVGFGKFGEGYVRAGLLTSEDRLREAAKRIKSLNLF, from the coding sequence ATGAAAAACTTCAATCAATCACAGTTATTAAATAAGCTTCCAAAGCAGTTTTTTGCAAGTCTCGTAGGAAAAGTGAATGCAGTTATCGAAGCGGGACATGACGTTATTAATCTTGGACAGGGGAATCCTGATCAGCCAACACCGCCTCATATTGTTAAGGCTCTTCAAGAGGCGGCAGAAAATCCGGACTATCACAAATATTCCCCGTTTCGCGGACAGAAATTTCTTAAAGACGCAATTGCGGAATTTTACAAGCGGGAGTATGGTGTAACACTTAATGCTGACAAAGAAGTGGCCATTTTGTTTGGCGGAAAAGCGGGACTTGTTGAAATTCCGCAATGTTTACTGGACCCGGATGATTTAGTTCTCGTACCGGATCCCGGATATCCTGACTATTGGTCTGGGGCAGAGCTTGCCCGGGCAAGGATGGAATTTATGCCGCTGGTAAAAGATAATCAGTTTTTGCCGGATTATGGGCAACTTTCAGAAGAAGCGAAGAAACAGGCAAAGCTTATGTTTTTGAATTACCCGAACAATCCGACCGGTGCTGTTGCCTCAAAAGAATTCTTTGAAGAAACAGTCGAGTTTGCAAAAGAAAATGAAATTTGTGTTGTCCATGATTTTGCCTATGGCGCCATTGGATTTGACGGAAAAAAACCTGTCAGTTTTTTGGAAGTTGAAGGAGCGAAAGAGACTGGGATTGAAATCTATACGCTCTCGAAGACGTATAATATGGCGGGCTGGAGGATTGGTTTTGCGATAGGCAATGAAAGTGTCATTGAAGCGATTAACCTGTTTCAGGACCACATGTTTGTAAGTGTGTTCAGCGCTGTCCAGGAAGCTGCTGCAGTTGCCCTGCTTGAATCACAGACCTGTGTGGATGAATTGGTGGAGCGGTATGAAAGCAGACGGCATGCATTCATCACTGCTCTGAATGAAATTGGCTGGCAGGTTGAAGCGCCGCCGGGGTCGTTTTTTGCATGGCTGCCTGTTCCTGCAGGTTATACTTCAGAATCCTTTGCCGAATATCTCCTTCTGCACGCACATGTCTGTGTTGCGCCTGGTGTAGGTTTTGGGAAGTTCGGAGAAGGCTATGTAAGGGCAGGACTTTTAACCTCTGAAGATAGACTGAGAGAAGCAGCAAAACGGATAAAATCTTTGAATTTATTTTGA